A single genomic interval of Peribacillus sp. FSL H8-0477 harbors:
- the safA gene encoding SafA/ExsA family spore coat assembly protein encodes MKIHIVQKGDTLWKVSKKYGVSFEELKQLNSQLSNPDMMMPGMKIKIPGTSGNVKKESVANQGAVINYGVKEAPMQQPMQQPMQQLVKEAPIFQQQPVKEQPIVKEQIIVKEKPIVKEMPMPKPVAPEIDINNYYMVNMTKNMNIQKPVKEAPKPVQKPIIPPPMPKIPPIPVLEESPEEEITIIQEQEQEIIVPEYIAPEQECVPITPIMAGSGYCEPIPPWAFGHVQSAGVSPQSVWPTPAMQEVPCENEFNPYQQAQTYQQGQQYQQPQYYQPEQSYQQAPSYQPMQSTAQYQMDESSSSSSSSGKNYGLYSQAGQQQMPGYYQQAQMPQGQYGQAESSNESSGLGKHYYQQAMAEQPLTQGYYGQQPQQESSDCGCGKKTPKGPQPSYAMKMKPGNQSYYPQQGNLHGNFTEVEYESVDIVTQAPVYGGQGQPGYGQQGAQYGQQAGPQQGMQYGQQAGPQQGMQFGQQAAPQQGMQYGQQAGPQQGMQFGQQAGPQQGMQFGQQPFGGQQGNPFGQQPFGGQQGNPFGQQPFGGQQGNPFGQQPFGGQQRNPYGQPFGGPPGPYGQPFGNPQQRNPYGQPFGGQQQMMNGEQGQGGGIPFGELPYGGRDFDQRIPGVQAPLHSGYPTYADESDGY; translated from the coding sequence CAGTTATTAACTACGGTGTGAAGGAGGCGCCGATGCAACAGCCGATGCAGCAACCCATGCAGCAGCTGGTCAAAGAAGCGCCGATTTTTCAACAACAGCCAGTAAAAGAGCAGCCAATCGTAAAAGAACAAATCATCGTAAAAGAAAAACCAATTGTGAAAGAAATGCCAATGCCAAAGCCAGTTGCTCCTGAAATTGATATAAATAATTATTATATGGTAAATATGACGAAGAATATGAATATACAAAAGCCAGTAAAAGAGGCACCGAAGCCGGTTCAAAAACCGATTATTCCACCACCGATGCCTAAGATTCCGCCAATTCCAGTTTTAGAGGAAAGTCCTGAGGAAGAAATTACAATTATACAAGAACAAGAGCAAGAAATTATTGTACCTGAATATATCGCACCAGAGCAAGAGTGTGTGCCGATTACACCAATCATGGCAGGGTCCGGATATTGTGAACCAATTCCTCCTTGGGCATTTGGGCATGTTCAGAGTGCAGGAGTTAGTCCACAGTCAGTTTGGCCAACGCCAGCCATGCAGGAAGTGCCGTGCGAAAATGAATTTAATCCATATCAGCAAGCTCAAACATACCAACAGGGCCAGCAATACCAGCAGCCTCAGTATTATCAGCCTGAACAGTCCTATCAGCAAGCGCCATCTTATCAACCGATGCAGAGTACTGCACAATATCAGATGGATGAATCTTCATCTTCCTCGTCATCATCGGGAAAAAATTATGGATTATACAGTCAGGCGGGTCAGCAGCAAATGCCAGGTTATTATCAACAAGCTCAGATGCCACAAGGGCAGTATGGTCAAGCGGAGTCATCCAATGAGTCGTCAGGTCTAGGAAAGCACTATTATCAGCAAGCAATGGCAGAACAGCCCCTTACCCAAGGTTATTATGGGCAGCAGCCACAACAAGAAAGCTCAGATTGTGGTTGTGGTAAAAAAACGCCAAAGGGCCCACAACCTAGTTATGCCATGAAGATGAAACCGGGCAATCAGTCTTATTATCCACAGCAAGGAAATCTTCATGGGAATTTCACAGAAGTTGAATATGAGAGTGTAGACATTGTAACTCAAGCTCCAGTATATGGAGGTCAAGGTCAGCCAGGGTATGGTCAGCAAGGCGCGCAATATGGCCAGCAAGCAGGGCCTCAGCAAGGGATGCAATACGGCCAGCAAGCAGGACCACAGCAAGGAATGCAATTTGGGCAACAGGCAGCACCACAGCAAGGAATGCAATACGGCCAGCAAGCAGGACCACAACAAGGGATGCAATTTGGCCAACAAGCAGGACCACAACAAGGAATGCAATTTGGCCAACAACCATTCGGAGGCCAGCAAGGAAATCCATTTGGTCAGCAACCATTCGGAGGTCAGCAAGGAAATCCATTTGGTCAGCAACCATTTGGAGGTCAGCAAGGAAATCCATTTGGCCAACAACCATTCGGAGGCCAGCAGAGGAATCCATATGGTCAGCCGTTCGGAGGTCCGCCGGGTCCGTACGGTCAGCCATTTGGGAATCCTCAACAAAGAAATCCGTATGGTCAACCTTTTGGAGGCCAGCAACAGATGATGAATGGTGAACAAGGGCAGGGAGGCGGAATTCCGTTTGGTGAGCTGCCTTATGGAGGACGGGATTTTGATCAGCGAATTCCTGGTGTTCAAGCACCGCTGCATTCTGGGTATCCAACCTACGCTGATGAAAGCGATGGCTACTAA
- a CDS encoding aminoglycoside phosphotransferase family protein, which yields MISEFLVFKHRCILGIQPTLMKAMATNQRGDSVFYTRLLSYLKNSGFRPEKIQHVNGDVHLIRSENKSLIIKGFSNYRKWESQEILTSVIKKNGFNSTYRMLAEERPFDYENKVYAGIEYLPPAKTSFNYRNDKNRQNGLEVLNQFHQASVHALPNLKSGIPLFDQHIKWRERLLLFKEHLPVIREYVEESILDNWIRWAEWSLSGLQAYERLLYSENSVVIHGDCAHHNFLRKQNGELTLIDFDLISEAPPIIDFLQYANRILPHLNNPEETLWSYPELKKYRHNRAFLYALIYPADIFREWNRLVKEEGYLHSKRLHSVWKLSVENYSKRMKFNRSIAKLLS from the coding sequence TTGATCAGCGAATTCCTGGTGTTCAAGCACCGCTGCATTCTGGGTATCCAACCTACGCTGATGAAAGCGATGGCTACTAATCAACGAGGGGACAGTGTTTTCTACACTCGTCTCCTTTCTTATTTAAAAAACAGCGGGTTTCGGCCAGAAAAAATTCAGCATGTAAACGGGGATGTTCATCTAATTCGCAGTGAAAATAAATCTTTGATCATTAAAGGCTTTTCTAATTACCGGAAATGGGAAAGCCAGGAGATTTTAACGTCGGTTATTAAAAAAAATGGTTTTAACAGTACGTATCGGATGTTAGCTGAGGAACGACCATTTGATTATGAAAACAAGGTATACGCAGGTATTGAGTATTTACCACCAGCTAAGACGTCCTTTAATTATCGCAATGATAAAAACCGTCAAAACGGTTTAGAGGTACTCAATCAATTCCATCAAGCATCAGTTCATGCACTACCAAATTTAAAAAGCGGTATTCCTTTGTTTGATCAGCATATAAAGTGGCGTGAACGTCTGCTTTTATTTAAAGAACACTTGCCCGTCATTCGTGAATATGTAGAAGAATCGATTTTAGACAATTGGATTCGGTGGGCAGAGTGGTCGCTATCAGGGCTGCAGGCATACGAACGTTTGTTATACAGCGAAAATAGTGTGGTCATTCATGGGGACTGTGCACATCATAATTTTTTACGGAAGCAGAACGGGGAATTGACCTTAATTGATTTCGATTTAATTAGTGAAGCACCGCCGATTATCGATTTTTTACAATATGCTAATCGAATTCTGCCTCATCTGAATAATCCAGAAGAAACGCTTTGGAGTTATCCGGAATTAAAGAAATACCGCCATAATCGTGCATTTTTATATGCGCTGATTTATCCAGCTGATATTTTTCGAGAGTGGAACCGACTCGTGAAAGAAGAAGGATATCTTCATTCCAAACGGCTGCATTCTGTTTGGAAATTGTCAGTAGAAAATTATTCAAAACGTATGAAATTCAATCGAAGCATCGCAAAGCTGCTTTCCTAA